The Streptomyces vinaceus genome contains the following window.
ACCATGAGGGCGGTGGCGGAGCGACTCGGGGTCAAACCGATGTCCCTCTACCACCACGTGCCCCACAAAGAGGCGATCCTCGACGGCATCGTCGACGCCGTCTTCGCCGACATCGAGCTCCCCCTCGACGAACCGGACTGGCGCGCCGCCCTGCGCCACCGCGCGCACAGCGCCCGGACGGTTCTCGGACGGCACTCCTGGGCCATCGCCCTCATGGAGTCGCGCACCCACCCCGGCCCGGCCACCCTGCACCACCACGACGCCGTCCTGGGGATCCTCAGCCGCGCCGGCTTCCCCTACGCGCTCGCGGGGCACGCCTACTCGCTCCTGGACAGCTATGTGTACGGCTTCGCCCTGACCGAGGCGGCCCTGCCCTTCGCCCCGCAGGACGTGGAGATCGCCGTCGGCGACTACCTCGCGGCCTTCCCGGTCGGGGCCTACCCGCACCTGGCCGAGTTCGCGGCCCAGCATGTGCTCCAGCCCGGCTACTCGTACGGGTCGGAGTTCGACTACGGCCTCGAACTGATCCTGGACACCCTCGCGGCCCGCCTCTCCGGGGCCGCCGGACCCTGAACCGCACGCGGACCCCACCGGCACCCCACCCCATACGGCCGGGACCGTCCGCTGTCATACCGCTCTGGCACCATGCAAGTCACTGGCGGTAGGCCCCCGAACTGCAGGTACTGGTAAAACGCCCGCACAAGGTCTTCACGAAAGCGCACCTGCGGCCCTGCAGCTGGCAGCAGTGCCGATCAGCGCCGGCGCCAATGATCGGCCGCGATCGCCGCCACGCGCACGCGTCCGCGTGCGTGGACCGCGCTGCCCCTGAGCGGAGGCGAGGGCAGCGCCGACGGGACGGATACGGACGCGGCTCCTAGCGTCGCGAGGGACGCAACCAGGTCTGTCGCCTTTGCGTAGCACGCCGGGCAGCCGAAGCTGTCTCCAAGTCGTCGCGGGTGCGCAGGGTATGCGGGTGCTCAGGGCCCAGCACACGGACGCGGTCAGCGAGGGTCTGTCGTAACAGGCGTACCGCCTCTTCCTGCTCCCCCGTCCTGGCCAGTGCGCTGGCGAGGTTGTGGCGGCTGGTGAGGGTATCGGGGTGGTTGCTGCCCAGTACGCGGATGCGGTCGTCAAGGGTCTGTCGGTGCAGGCGGACCGCCTCCGCGTGTTCGCCCATCGCGTCCAGGACGAGACCGAGACTGTCGCGGCTGGCCAGGGTGTGTGGATGCATGACGCCTAGGACACGGGCGTGGTCGTCAAGAGCTTGCTGCAGCAGCCGTTCCGCTTCCGCATGCTCGCCCTGCCTGGCCAGTGCGCTGGCGAGGTTGTGGCGGCTGAGCAGGGTGAGGTGGTGTTCGGGGCCCAGCACACGGATGCGGTCGTCAAGGGTCTGTCGGTGCAGCCGGACGGCCTCCGCATGTTCGCCCATCCCGTCCAGGGCGAGACCGAGGCTGTCACGACTGGCCAGGGTGTGCGGATGCACGACACCCAGCACACGGACACGGGCGGCGAGGGTCTGCCGCAGCAATGACACCGCTTCTGCATGCAGTCCCGTCCCGTCCAGGGCGCAGGCGAGGTCGTGACGGCTGATCAGGGTGTCAGGGTGCGCGGGGCCCAGGACACGGTTACGGTCCTCCAGGGTCTGCCGGAGCAGACGTATCGCCTCAGCCGGCTCGCCCATTCCGAACAAGGCGTTGGCCAGGTGGTTGCGGCTGGTCAGAGTGTCGGGGTGCCGGGGGCCCAGGGTGCGGCTCTCGAAGTCGAGGACGCGTTCAAGGAGCAGGCGGGCTGCACTGAAGGCGCCGGCGTGCTCCAGTACTTGCGCGAGCGTGCTGGGGGCGGTGCGGTGGTGTGTGGCGGAGCTTGGTTCCGGGAGGTCGAGCAGCACCGGTAGGTGAGGGGCGAGGAGTACGGCGGCAGGCCAGGCGGCGCGCCCCTGCTCCTCTACCTCGTGCACCGCTTCGGTCAGCCGCTCGGCAAGGGCTCGGTGCCAGGTGGCGAGATGGGGTGCCTCGGCCGCTAGAGCGACGGCGTTGATCTCTCGGATCAAAGGGTGGAGCACCACCTGCGCCGGGCTGCTGGTGTCCGGTGCCTGCCCGGCGTTGCCGGGAGAGTAGGGAAGGTCAAGCAGGCCATACCGGTGCAGACCTGCAAACGCAGCCTCCAACTCTGGGACGGTGACCTCGTCTCCGGTGACCGCAGACAGCAGGTCGGGGGTGATGAGGGACAGCGGGATGGGAGCTTCGGCCAGTATTGCTAGTAGTCGCAGCACGGGGCGGGCCAAAGCGATGCCTTCTCTGGCGAGTTGGTCCAAGGACACCTCCCAGGTGTGCCGCACCACGGTGCGGGCGAACCGGGTTTGAGAGGCGTCCGGGTGTTCGGCTCCCAGTAGGAAGGGCAGTTCATGCTCCAGGGCCTGGCGGTAGGTGGTGAAGGTGCGGTAGCGGCTGGTGGGCCCGGCCAGGTAGGTGCCGGCCGCATGCAGCGCCAGCGGGAGCCCTCCCAGCCGCATGGCCAGGTCCCGAGCCTGCTCGGCTGTGCCAGCTGCGGGAGCAGCATCGACCAGGACCTGACCTGCAGGCTGTGCGGGCAGCGGCTTCAAGGGCAGTAGCCGGGCACGCGGCCCCCATGTATGCGGGCTGCTGTCCCGGCTGGTCATCACGAGCAGGCCTCGGCCGTACGGGCGGATCCAACCGCGGTAGTCGGCCAACGGCTCCCCTGCCGGGCCGATCTCTTGCGGCACGTCGGCGTTGTCCAACACCAGCAGCCACCGCCGCGCCCGGCCCAACTGCCGCCACACCACATCGGGCAGACTCGCCCGCCCGGCCCGCGCGGACTCCAACTCTTCCTCGGGCAGCCCGCAGGCCAGTGCCGCCTGCACCATCTGCTGCGCCAGGTCGGCAGAATCGCGCCAGCGCACCCAGAACACCCGCCAGCCCGCCGCGGTGGCCTGCGAGGCGAACTCCGCGGCTACCGTTGTTTTGCCCATCCCGCCAGCCGCGCACAACACCGCGAACCGTCCCCGTGGCCGCCGCAGCATGCCTGCCAGCTCGGCCAGCTCGGCCTCACGTCCGCGCACGCGCTCCACATGCGGGGGGCGTAAGGAATCCTGCCGGCCCCGGGCCGGCCGGCCCACCGGACCCAGCGGCGCTGGCGGTCTTGCTGCAACATCCAACCGTCGGCTCCACAACACCAGCCCGACGCTGGTCGTCACCAGCCCGGCGAACACCGGCCAAATCACCCACCCGTGAGACGCCCATCCGGGCACGGTGGCACTGGCATAGTTGGTCACCGGCCCCAGCCCCGCCGCCACGACTGCCGCCGTCCCCGCCACGGCCGATCCAGCCCACGCACCCTGCCTACGCCGCATAGCTGCCACCCCCGGTCCGCCGCCGTCATCAGCATGCCCCAACCGAGACCACCTGCACGGGAGGTTGAAAGACCGGCAGTCAAGCTGGTGAGGCCCCCTCCATCACGACCAGCACACCCGTCCCGACGAGGGCCGGCAATCGGGCAGCCTCTGGCACCCGGCGGTATCGACCTTGCTGAGTACGTAGCCGGGTACCTGGCTGGGTGCTGTCACGCGAACGCCGACAGCTCGGGCCACTGTCCCCCCGCGCTCACGGGCAGACCAGCATGTATCACCGTGGGCGGTCACTGGCCACCCGTTTCGCCCTGAAAGCGTTCCCATCGCGATGCGCTGCCTCCCACCGACAACAGCACGGCCGCGGGGCGCTCCGGGGACGGCGCGCACGCCCCCGGGCCCATATCTTGCCGACCTGCTCGCCTCCCCTTCGAAGCCCCCGGCTAGCCAAGGGCTTCAAAGGAACCGCGCGAGAAACCACTACCCGCCGGCGGCGGGTCCTCTGTCAAGCGAGATCGGTGGCTGCTAGAGCAGGCCGCCGCTCATGGGAAGGGGTGCCACGACGGAGTGGCCGGCGGGGAGGAAATGGCCGCGGGCGTGGTTTTCGCCCCTGGCGTTGCCGAGGAGTTGGCCGCCGACGCCGAGGCCCAGGCCGTGCAGGATGTGGTTGAGATTGATCCCGAGAATCCCGTCAACCGGAACGGCCCTGCTGGGGCTGTTCGCTGTCGCAGCCGCGGCGTGAGCAGCTCCCGACATGGACAGGACGGCCCCCGAAAGAGCCAGGGCGACAAGTACTCGCTTGGTGTTGTTCATACAGGAATGAACGATCTTGGACCGAACTGGTCACCATCACTGAGGACGTGCCGGACACCCGGCGCTAGGCCACTTCCTTGAACGAGACAGCAGGCCGCGGGTGCAAACCGGGGCCCCAGGGGCAGGGCTCGCGAACCGAGCCAGCCAAGGTCAGGCAGTACGCAGGCGAGGGACCCGCACCGTGCACTGCGCGACGGCCAGGCGGCCAGGCGGCCAGGCGGCCATGGGTAATACGAAGACCTCGGGGAGCCACCGCGCCCGACGCCCGGCCATCGGCGAGCACGACCATGTGAGTCTCCGGCCCTCCACGCAGCGACAGTGCCCAGCTGTGCAGGTACGCCAGGAGCCGGCGCTCCCCCCTCGCCGGACTCCGGGCGCAGCGCGTTAGCGGGGGTAGTTGCAGGTGGTGATTTCCTCGTCCCACACGGTGCCTTCACCACATTCGAAGTGGTAGACAGTGAAATTCTGTCCCTTGCCCTCGAAGTCCACGCAGCGGACGAACTTCCGCGGGTCGTTCGGGTTGGGGAAGTAGCCCTCCTGGGTGCAGACGATCGGCACGTCCGCGGCGGCCTGCGCTGCGGCCGCAGGGCCGACCAGCCCAGCGGCCGCCAGAGCCACACAGGAAGCAAAACGAGCAAAACGCGACATCACGCACCTCCACTACTAAACGACTTGGTCCATAAGCCGAACGAGCCGCCACCGCCACAGACACGCACGAGCCGCGCCGACCAGGACTTCGCCACGGCGGCGGGCACGCCCACGGTGGCCCGCTCCCCGGGCCGGCGCCCCTTTGAGCCCGGCGCGGACACCGCCGACCACTGACCCGCCATCACCGGCCGAGCGCCACGGGTCCAGCCAGTCAGGGTGGACTGGAGTCGGTCAGCGTCGAGCCGTGCGCCAGCGATCTTCGGGTGGAAACACGGCGCCGAAAGGGCGTATGAGCCGAGGCCAGGTCAGTCTTCGTCAGGCTGCGGCTCATATTTTGTGACGGTCACATCCCGTCTGCTCCTGGTCTCACCTTGCCCACGTCGGCCGGCCCGCAGAAAGTCCCCTGCGGCGCGCCGAACTGCAGGTCGTGGATCACGACCTGCCGTCCTCGGACGACATCCAACCCATGCCGCCGGCTGATGGCCGAGTGTGACGACCGCTCGCGGCGTCATTCCGGCCGCCGGAGCAAAGTGGCCGGCCTCCCCCGGGACAAGTCCCTG
Protein-coding sequences here:
- the fxsT gene encoding FxSxx-COOH system tetratricopeptide repeat protein, which gives rise to MERVRGREAELAELAGMLRRPRGRFAVLCAAGGMGKTTVAAEFASQATAAGWRVFWVRWRDSADLAQQMVQAALACGLPEEELESARAGRASLPDVVWRQLGRARRWLLVLDNADVPQEIGPAGEPLADYRGWIRPYGRGLLVMTSRDSSPHTWGPRARLLPLKPLPAQPAGQVLVDAAPAAGTAEQARDLAMRLGGLPLALHAAGTYLAGPTSRYRTFTTYRQALEHELPFLLGAEHPDASQTRFARTVVRHTWEVSLDQLAREGIALARPVLRLLAILAEAPIPLSLITPDLLSAVTGDEVTVPELEAAFAGLHRYGLLDLPYSPGNAGQAPDTSSPAQVVLHPLIREINAVALAAEAPHLATWHRALAERLTEAVHEVEEQGRAAWPAAVLLAPHLPVLLDLPEPSSATHHRTAPSTLAQVLEHAGAFSAARLLLERVLDFESRTLGPRHPDTLTSRNHLANALFGMGEPAEAIRLLRQTLEDRNRVLGPAHPDTLISRHDLACALDGTGLHAEAVSLLRQTLAARVRVLGVVHPHTLASRDSLGLALDGMGEHAEAVRLHRQTLDDRIRVLGPEHHLTLLSRHNLASALARQGEHAEAERLLQQALDDHARVLGVMHPHTLASRDSLGLVLDAMGEHAEAVRLHRQTLDDRIRVLGSNHPDTLTSRHNLASALARTGEQEEAVRLLRQTLADRVRVLGPEHPHTLRTRDDLETASAARRATQRRQTWLRPSRR
- a CDS encoding chitin binding peritrophin-A domain-containing protein — translated: MSRFARFASCVALAAAGLVGPAAAAQAAADVPIVCTQEGYFPNPNDPRKFVRCVDFEGKGQNFTVYHFECGEGTVWDEEITTCNYPR
- a CDS encoding TetR/AcrR family transcriptional regulator, with the translated sequence MPEHEPLSRDRVLQAAVGLADEGGVAAVTMRAVAERLGVKPMSLYHHVPHKEAILDGIVDAVFADIELPLDEPDWRAALRHRAHSARTVLGRHSWAIALMESRTHPGPATLHHHDAVLGILSRAGFPYALAGHAYSLLDSYVYGFALTEAALPFAPQDVEIAVGDYLAAFPVGAYPHLAEFAAQHVLQPGYSYGSEFDYGLELILDTLAARLSGAAGP